One genomic window of Candidatus Zixiibacteriota bacterium includes the following:
- a CDS encoding bacillithiol biosynthesis deacetylase BshB1 encodes LKAVAAYKSQFDGTPSAKEIYKPGVDIFEYMTVTAQHYGHKVGVKYAEAFAIKEAILIADPSEMPVRSI; translated from the coding sequence AATTGAAAGCGGTTGCCGCCTATAAGTCGCAATTTGACGGAACACCTTCGGCCAAAGAAATCTATAAACCCGGCGTGGATATCTTCGAGTACATGACGGTCACAGCGCAGCATTACGGGCATAAAGTCGGGGTGAAGTACGCCGAGGCCTTTGCCATTAAAGAAGCCATTCTCATCGCTGACCCCTCCGAAATGCCGGTGCGGTCGATCTGA